From a region of the Mercurialis annua linkage group LG1-X, ddMerAnnu1.2, whole genome shotgun sequence genome:
- the LOC126666089 gene encoding DDT domain-containing protein DDR4 has product MYLKREVKKVKIFRFRRETDSLYVYLPSLTLKLNRSFWYSLHIVDICKSKMAGLRRHSPTANNIAIEEKHMTDDDDAVIVADDLETEIKHLRGRWELASVLNFLSVFEPVIGSDLKLTAEEIEAALVQPDTSLAQLHIHLLKGIPPVSKTLNGNTWVTALCKKLAVWWPWVAEGEIPLTTANGEEISRYNKLDPIHRLQILKALCEIRANQEDVVSHINDSLKNGTEISCFRKEKIGGDGNFTFFWCDGSPVIGHRLYKEVMKNEQGTKMKGKASTSVPAFSVEWETLATNLEEFKKAADELSSSKIFGETFVGKTVETKFLPLVKTFQKKKERALKRKQMKERLPNDFRSYCTGIIRSSRQRRPVSYTFDEYDRAIDEAIEVTRESGTITKQSKEEHIKQGKETHTENGDSDVGTESKDENIKKTDSTINEAKSDGIHKDSDDDDDYDGKSVDDSDEELCNSGDVKAKTVDRDCFKKPFGSRWSMRLAGAMNHPVAENGNLATRNTLRHRPTRNSALDAVVLDSEDENLSQNTSTSQSIGHEELSSIVADSEEGSEG; this is encoded by the exons ATGTATCTGAAAAGAGAggtaaaaaaagtgaaaatttttCGTTTTAGGCGGGAAACCGACTCTCTCTATGTATATTTACCCTCACTCACATTAAAATTAAATCGCTCGTTTTGGTATTCACTTCATATCGTTGACATCTGTAAATCAAAAATGGCTGGCCTCCGGAGACATTCTCCGACGGCGAATAATATCGCCATCGAAGAAAAACACATGACGGACGACGACGATGCAGTAATCGTAGCGGATGATTTGGAAACTGAAATCAAACATCTTCGTGGACGCTGGGAACTGGCCTCTGTTCTTAACTTCTTAAGC GTTTTTGAGCCGGTTATCGGGAGTGATTTGAAGTTGACAGCAGAGGAGATTGAGGCTGCTCTTGTTCAGCCAGACACTTCGCTTGCGCAGCTTCACATTCACTTATTAAAg GGGATACCGCCTGTGAGTAAAACGTTGAATGGCAATACATGGGTGACTGCACTTTGTAAGAAATTAGCTGTCTGGTGGCCTTGG GTTGCTGAAGGCGAGATACCCTTGACCACTGCCAATGG AGAGGAGATATCTAGATACAATAAATTAGATCCAATACATCGTCTACAAATTCTGAAAGCACTCTGTGAAATTCGTGCCAAT CAAGAGGATGTTGTGTCGCACATTAATGATTCTTTGAAAAATGGAACTGAAATCTCCTGTTTCCGCAAAGAGAAGATTGGGGGAGATGGAAACTTTACTTTCTTCTG GTGTGATGGAAGTCCAGTCATTGGCCATAGATTGTATAAGGAAGTAATGAAGAATGAACAAGGGACAAAAATGAAGGGGAAAGCATCTACTAGTGTACCAGCATTTTCTGTTGAGTGGGAAACCCTAGCAACCAATCTTGAGGAATTTAAAAAAGCTGCG GATGAACTTTCATCGAGCAAGATATTTGGAGAAACTTTTGTTGGCAAAACTGTTGAAACCAAGTTTCTTCCTCTTGTTAAGACATTTCAGAAG AAGAAAGAAAGGGCACTTAAACGAAAACAAATGAAAGAAAGGCTTCCGAATGACTTTAGATCCTATTGTACCGGGATTATTCGTTCCAGTCGCCAGCGTAGGCCTGTCAGTTATACATTTG ATGAGTATGATCGTGCAATTGATGAGGCTATAGAAGTAACAAG GGAAAGCGGGACAATAACAAAGCAAAGCAAAGAGGAGCATATTAAGCAGGGAAAAGAAACCCACACTGAAAATGGTGATTCAGATGTGGGCACAGAATcgaaagatgaaaatattaaaaaaaccgACTCCACCATCAATGAAGCTAAGAGTGATGGTATTCATAAAGatagtgatgatgatgatgattatgacGGAAAAAGTGTTGATGATAGTGATGAGGAGTTGTGCAATTCTGGTGATGTAAAGGCCAAAACTGTTGATAGGGACTGTTTTAAGAAGCCTTTTGGATCACGATGGAGTATGAGGTTGGCCGGGGCTATGAACCATCCTGTTGCAGAGAACGGGAACTTAGCTACGAGAAACACACTGAGGCACAGGCCAACAAGAAATTCTGCCCTGGACGCTGTAGTACTTGATTCCGAGGATGAAAACTTGTCTCAAAATACTAGTACTAGCCAAAGTATTGGACATGAAGAGTTATCATCAATAGTAGCTGATTCTGAGGAAGGCAGCGAGGGCTAA
- the LOC126674556 gene encoding uncharacterized protein LOC126674556: protein MKSARKAMAMMIPEQQTQNGTPDSRLLSDRLSCLEESIIFHIFSFLGANDTFRLSLLSKKFKELCFNSPYLDFHVNFDSDRQERNYLFYAKNNNELLLHKRYTQFCKYVDNVMRSREKHGTEIVRFSIHWFGKVYSTVGCSIIDSWVKFATRCNVKELDILLDFDGWKNYCLPGTVFGCQSLKSLRLNLLMNSFFLAEEYMVSVQKLVLVSVKLTDKLFGAKISDRWGSLKRLDLVKVRCIYDLIISSSSLEELNLDDCHFGSHYCDWHLTIRSSSLKSVTISRCLFVTLSRISFSCLSLENFTDHGSKFKKFVGFKLFYPKKVELFGPYESDIMKVSASLDIFRIFGSHFENSCSFFISYPSVKQIEISNCKFAEFCQLKIDSSSLLDLTISDCEIVSPERKNFNTDLKRRIVINSETLDTLTLNSFDKYSNEFPLSVVAPNLRTIRWGGDPVDFSFLENFMALEVAAIAIKPSCQHKSRELACCCKHFKSSIYCVAALLQSLNHVKVLKINIWPIEMFFMQNDEVMYFDNLERLILVADDSLVEQVPIIASFLKGLPNLNTLWIRCQNKSHLIGDPNFIDSLGLCGKSFGFVISEDVEKIVIVKLATQAEGSNVNVNSLL, encoded by the exons ATGAAATCTGCTCGTAAAGCCATGGCCATGATGATCCCTGAACAACAAACTCAAAATGGTACTCCTGATTCAAGGTTGTTGTCTGATAGATTAAGCTGTCTTGAAGAATCaatcatatttcatattttttcgtTTCTTGGTGCTAATGATACCTTCCGTCTGAGTTTGCTTTCCAAAAAGTTTAAAGAGCTTTGTTTCAACAGCCCTTACTTAGACTTTCATGTTAATTTTGACTCTGATCGACAAGAACGGAATTATCTGTTTTATgccaaaaataataatgagTTGTTGTTGCATAAAAGATATACCCAGTTCTGTAAATATGTTGATAATGTTATGAGGTCGAGGGAAAAGCATGGGACTGAGATTGTTAGGTTCAGTATACATTGGTTTGGTAAGGTCTACAGTACTGTAGGGTGTAGTATTATTGACTCGTGGGTCAAATTTGCTACGCGGTGTAATGTTAAGGAATTGGATATTCTTTTAGATTTTGATGGTTGGAAGAACTACTGTTTACCTGGTACTGTTTTTGGATGCCAATCTTTAAAGTCTTTGAGATTGAATCTGCTGATGAATTCCTTTTTTTTGGCTGAAGAATATATGGTTTCGGTTCAGAAATTAGTTTTAGTTTCAGTAAAACTAACTGATAAGCTATTTGGAGCTAAGATTTCTGATAGGTGGGGTTCTTTGAAAAGGTTAGATCTTGTGAAAGTTCGGTGCATTTATGACCTTATCATATCCAGTTCGTCTCTTGAAGAGCTGAACTTGGACGACTGTCATTTCGGGAGTCATTATTGTGATTGGCATTTAACCATTCGCAGTTCATCTTTGAAAAGTGTGACTATTTCCCGGTGTCTTTTTGTGACCCTATCTCGGATATCCTTCAGTTGCCTCTCTCTTGAGAATTTCACAGATCATGGATCCAAGTTTAAGAAGTTTGTGGGTTTCAAGTTATTTTATCCTAAAAAAGTCGAACTTTTTGGACCATACGAGTCTGATATCATGAAAGTTTCTGCCTCTCTTGATATTTTTCGAATATTTGGCTCCCATTTCGAGAATAGCTGCAGTTTTTTCATTTCTTATCCATCTGTTAAGCAAATAGAGATTTCCAACTGCAAGTTCGCAGAGTTTTGCCAGCTTAAAATAGATAGTTCATCGCTACTAGACTTGACAATATCAGATTGTGAAATAGTTTCTCCAGAGCGTAAAAATTTCAATACAGACCTCAAAAGGCGAATTGTTATCAATTCTGAAACGCTTGATACATTGACTTTAAACTCATTCGATAAGTACTCAAATGAGTTCCCATTGTCAGTCGTGGCTCCGAATCTTCGGACTATTAGGTGGGGAGGAGATCCTGtcgattttagttttttagagAACTTCATGGCACTTGAGGTTGCTGCAATTGCTATTAAGCCTTCTTGTCAGCACAAGAGCAGGGAATTAGCTTGCTGTTGCAAGCATTTCAAGAGCTCAATTTACTGTGTCGCTGCGCTACTTCAAAGTCTAAATCATGTCAAAGTCTTGAAAATCAACATCTGGCCTATTGAG ATGTTTTTCATGCAAAACGATGAGGTAATGTATTTCGATAATCTCGAGCGTTTAATTCTGGTCGCTGACGATTCATTGGTTGAACAAGTTCCAATCATTGCCTCCTTCCTCAAAGGATTGCCAAATCTAAATACTCTGTGGATTAGGTGTCAGaataaatcccatttaattggTGATCCTAAC TTCATCGACTCGTTAGGCTTGTGTGGGAAGTCCTTTGGTTTTGTAATCAGTGAGGATGTGGAGAAGATAGTGATTGTGAAGCTAGCAACTCAAGCAGAAGGCTCAAATGTCAATGTCAATTCCTTACTATAG
- the LOC126671257 gene encoding uncharacterized protein LOC126671257, with protein METKSTRESRRRKILERGADRLALITGRPQNLPSHPLNSNQHPPPSDLFDQTAASSRNGDDGRFGSTLSNKDSTVKAGHGESIIEPPLSTFEASRETSRASVLDEGSTEQSVLDEKSTISTSGTPQNLESSKHLSRFVTASQISSAITASERSRLICSAVIALFVVLSSLGFPVIGSNSAKSIVSCRPVYLLLLTNATLVLARLLLNNQKAYARTVPGEISLMGNDWVEQAGKALEVGLVMQKAIDAVLMDCSVYTIIIIVGFSFIK; from the exons ATGGAAACTAAGAGTACTAGAGAATCTAGAAGACGGAAGATTCTAGAAAGAGGGGCTGACCGTTTAGCTCTCATCACCGGCCGTCCTCAAAACCTCCCTTCGCACCCGTTGAATTCCAATCAACATCCACCACCGTCCGATCTGTTCGATCAAACCGCAG CTTCTTCTCGTAATGGCGATGATGGACGATTTGGTTCTACTTTATCGAATAAGGATTCTACTGTTAAAGCTGGACACGGGGAAAGCATCATAGAACCACCATTGAGTACATTTGAGGCCAGTAGGGAAACCTCTAGAGCTTCTGTTTTAGATGAAGGCAGCACCGAACAATCAGTTTTAGATGAGAAATCAACTATTTCCACTTCAGGCACACCGCAAAACTTAGAGTCGAGTAAACATCTGAGTAGGTTTGTGACTGCAAGTCAAATAAGCTCTGCTATCACAGCATCAGAGAGATCGCGTCTCATTTGTTCTGCCGTCATTGCCCTTTTTGTGGTATTGTCATCTTTAGGATTTCCAGTTATTGGAAGCAATTCCGCTAAGAGCATCGTAAGTTGTAGGCCTGTTTATCTTTTGCTGCTGACTAATGCAACACTTGTACTTGCACGGCTTCTATTAAACAATCAGAAAGCATATGCAAGGACGGTTCCCGGAGAAATTTCATTGATGGGCAATGATTGGGTCGAACAAGCTGGTAAGGCTTTGGAGGTTGGCCTAGTGATGCAGAAGGCAATTGACGCAGTATTGATGGATTGCAGTGTATATACAATCATCATAATTGTCGGTTTCTCTTTTATCAAGTAA